In Pedobacter heparinus DSM 2366, the following are encoded in one genomic region:
- a CDS encoding menaquinone biosynthesis family protein, translating to MKLSLGFSPCPNDTFIFDALIHHKIDTEGLEFEVFFDDVETLNQKAFRAELDITKLSFHAFAYVAEQYALLDSGSALGFGVGPLLICHKENFIRNSDHLSPDLKVGIPGRYTTANFLLGIAFPHLTNKQEMVFSAIESSLLADQIDLGLIIHENRFTYTEKGLHKIVDLGSFWEQQTGCAIPLGGIVVNRKLDRKTMEKVNRLVKKSVEFAFANPKSGLEFIRLHAQEMSEEVMYKHIDLYVNQYSVELGIEGRKAIDTMFTMALKKELIPPFKQSIYLIP from the coding sequence ATGAAACTTAGTCTTGGTTTTTCACCCTGCCCCAACGATACTTTTATTTTTGACGCGCTCATCCATCATAAGATTGATACGGAAGGTTTAGAATTTGAAGTCTTTTTTGATGATGTGGAAACACTGAACCAAAAAGCATTCCGGGCTGAACTGGACATTACCAAACTAAGCTTTCATGCTTTTGCCTATGTGGCAGAACAATATGCACTACTTGATTCGGGAAGCGCCCTGGGTTTTGGAGTTGGCCCCTTATTGATTTGTCACAAGGAAAACTTTATCCGAAACAGTGACCATTTAAGTCCCGATCTTAAAGTTGGAATTCCGGGCAGGTATACAACAGCCAATTTTTTATTGGGTATTGCATTCCCCCATTTGACTAATAAACAGGAAATGGTTTTCTCAGCTATAGAAAGTTCCCTGTTAGCAGACCAGATTGATCTTGGATTGATCATTCATGAAAACAGGTTCACCTATACTGAAAAAGGCTTGCATAAAATAGTTGACCTGGGAAGCTTTTGGGAACAGCAAACAGGCTGTGCCATTCCATTGGGGGGAATTGTGGTAAACCGAAAACTTGACCGGAAAACTATGGAAAAAGTAAACCGGCTGGTTAAAAAATCAGTAGAATTTGCCTTTGCCAATCCAAAATCAGGGCTTGAGTTTATCAGACTCCATGCCCAGGAAATGAGTGAGGAAGTGATGTATAAACACATTGACCTGTATGTAAACCAATACAGTGTTGAACTGGGCATTGAAGGAAGAAAAGCCATTGACACGATGTTTACCATGGCACTGAAAAAAGAACTGATCCCTCCGTTTAAACAAAGTATCTATCTGATACCTTAA
- a CDS encoding FtsX-like permease family protein, whose amino-acid sequence MNTPFYIARRYLFAKKSTNAINIISTISVAGVFVGSAALIIILSVFNGFEEVVLKMFNTITPQIVISPLKGKTFNPNTTYFNELRKDKEIYSFTEVLSENALLRYNDKQSVGLVKGVSTDYLKNKSLDSITIDGNFVLESKSLNYAVIGSAIQNFLMVNTTDPFYPLQIFSPKKKANQASSINPADDFTILSIPVSGVFEVQQDFDNMAIVPLRFARKLLEEPLNISAIEINLHKGADADLFRQKIEDQIGENFEIKDRIQQNKVLYNILGSEKWAVYIILTFILIIAIFNIIGSLTMLVIDKLKDIAILSSLGAGKKLIKRIFLLEGMMISMTGCICGLLIGLGFSLLQQKFGLIKMSQDNLVITNAYPVALKWKDFLLVFFTVSIFSFMASALSSNLSVKKINHLNQDL is encoded by the coding sequence TTGAATACACCTTTCTACATAGCTCGGCGGTATCTTTTTGCAAAAAAATCTACCAATGCCATCAACATTATCTCTACCATTTCGGTAGCAGGGGTTTTTGTAGGTAGTGCAGCGCTGATCATTATCCTGTCGGTATTCAATGGTTTTGAAGAGGTGGTGTTAAAAATGTTTAATACCATTACCCCGCAAATAGTGATCTCTCCTTTAAAAGGGAAAACATTTAATCCCAATACGACTTATTTTAATGAATTGCGAAAGGATAAGGAAATCTATTCTTTTACTGAAGTGCTTTCGGAAAATGCTTTATTAAGGTATAATGATAAACAGTCTGTTGGGCTGGTAAAAGGGGTAAGTACAGATTACCTGAAAAACAAGAGCCTGGACAGCATTACCATTGACGGTAATTTTGTGCTCGAAAGCAAGAGCCTGAACTACGCGGTAATTGGTTCGGCCATTCAAAATTTTTTGATGGTAAATACAACAGATCCTTTTTATCCGCTGCAGATTTTTTCACCTAAAAAGAAGGCGAACCAGGCCAGTTCAATCAATCCGGCAGATGATTTTACGATTCTTTCTATTCCGGTATCCGGAGTTTTTGAAGTGCAGCAGGATTTCGATAATATGGCTATAGTCCCATTGAGGTTTGCCAGAAAACTGCTTGAAGAACCGCTAAACATTTCAGCCATCGAGATCAATCTGCATAAAGGTGCGGATGCCGATCTGTTCAGGCAAAAGATAGAAGATCAGATCGGGGAAAACTTTGAAATAAAGGATAGGATACAACAGAATAAAGTTTTATATAATATTCTGGGCAGTGAAAAATGGGCCGTATACATCATTCTCACCTTTATATTGATCATTGCCATATTCAATATCATTGGTTCATTAACCATGCTGGTAATTGATAAGTTGAAAGACATTGCCATATTGAGCAGTTTGGGGGCTGGTAAAAAGTTAATTAAACGTATCTTTTTGCTGGAAGGGATGATGATTTCCATGACCGGTTGTATATGTGGTCTGCTTATCGGACTTGGCTTCTCTTTGCTTCAACAGAAGTTCGGACTCATAAAAATGTCCCAGGATAATCTCGTGATTACGAATGCTTATCCTGTGGCCTTAAAATGGAAAGATTTTCTGCTCGTATTCTTTACCGTGAGTATTTTTTCTTTTATGGCATCAGCTTTGTCATCTAATTTGAGTGTAAAGAAGATAAACCATTTAAATCAAGATCTATAA
- a CDS encoding MBL fold metallo-hydrolase: MISIQQFTFNPISENTYILFDETGECVIIDPGMYDAEEQNTVVKFIKEKKLKPVLLLNTHCHYDHVFGNKFVYDNWGLKPQFHKGELYVLQAMPGYVPQMGLHYELSPEPEVFLPESGKVNFGNSQLELIFAPGHSPAHLCFYAAADNFLIGGDVLFYCSIGRTDLPGGNHLQLINSIKNNLFILPDDCRVYPGHGQSTTIGFEKQHNPYLQ; this comes from the coding sequence ATGATCAGCATTCAACAATTTACCTTTAACCCTATAAGCGAAAACACTTATATCCTGTTTGATGAAACGGGCGAATGTGTGATCATTGACCCGGGGATGTACGATGCTGAAGAGCAGAATACAGTAGTTAAATTCATAAAAGAGAAAAAATTAAAACCGGTTCTTTTGCTAAATACCCATTGCCATTACGATCATGTATTTGGCAATAAATTTGTTTATGACAACTGGGGGTTGAAACCGCAATTTCATAAAGGAGAGTTATATGTTTTACAGGCCATGCCTGGTTATGTACCTCAAATGGGCTTACATTACGAGCTTTCGCCTGAACCGGAAGTGTTTTTGCCTGAGTCCGGAAAGGTTAATTTTGGCAATAGCCAGCTGGAGCTTATTTTTGCACCAGGCCATTCTCCGGCGCATTTGTGTTTTTATGCAGCGGCAGATAACTTTTTAATCGGGGGTGATGTGCTGTTTTATTGCAGCATTGGCCGGACAGATCTTCCCGGAGGGAACCATTTGCAATTAATCAACAGTATCAAAAATAACTTGTTTATATTGCCTGATGATTGCAGGGTTTATCCGGGCCATGGTCAGTCTACAACCATAGGCTTTGAAAAACAGCACAATCCTTATTTACAATAA